The Alteripontixanthobacter sp. genome has a window encoding:
- a CDS encoding tyrosine-type recombinase/integrase, with protein sequence MPKQKLTKRTIDATEPTGKEFVVWDTQLSGFGLKVTKAGSKSFIYRYRMGGRGYPDKRVTIGSVGSGLTADEARKSAELNAFKVRQGIDPQQEKKRGQQDAHSLAFDKYVEHFVSHGLAKDWKKSGGEAARLLRREAVPQLGHNPLPEIQKRDVTRLFDKLADRPGIARNTATALSKLFRWAVARGDLAQSPMEGILWPEKAPVRARYLDDIEITALWEATQAISHPYARLVRLLLLTGQRRDEVGEMVWEEVDIDAQAWFLPAARAKNGQAHTVPLAAAALAELVGQEIEGCAYVFTASGSQPIQNWSYWKKKLDREFDAVMEDRGHMRPERWKLHDLRRTVATGMQRIGVANDVVEAFHNRQVRQGVAGRYQHHDYPAEKKMAAEAWSSHLMALVAKSDPNL encoded by the coding sequence ATGCCCAAGCAGAAACTGACGAAACGAACAATCGACGCGACTGAACCAACAGGCAAGGAATTTGTCGTTTGGGATACGCAGTTGTCGGGCTTCGGTTTGAAGGTGACCAAGGCCGGATCAAAGTCGTTCATTTATCGCTATCGCATGGGAGGGCGGGGCTATCCCGACAAACGCGTAACTATTGGAAGTGTTGGCTCGGGCTTGACTGCCGATGAAGCTCGCAAAAGTGCGGAGCTGAACGCCTTCAAGGTCCGTCAGGGTATCGACCCCCAGCAGGAGAAGAAGCGCGGGCAGCAAGACGCTCACTCGCTTGCCTTCGACAAATATGTCGAACATTTTGTCAGCCACGGTTTGGCAAAGGATTGGAAGAAGAGCGGCGGTGAGGCTGCTCGCCTGCTTCGCAGAGAAGCTGTCCCGCAACTTGGCCACAATCCCTTACCTGAAATCCAGAAGCGGGACGTGACGCGCCTGTTCGACAAGCTGGCGGACCGTCCCGGCATTGCTCGGAACACGGCGACAGCTCTTAGCAAGCTCTTCCGCTGGGCAGTGGCGAGAGGTGATCTGGCACAATCACCAATGGAGGGCATCCTCTGGCCGGAGAAGGCACCAGTTCGTGCAAGGTATCTTGATGACATCGAAATAACGGCTTTGTGGGAGGCCACGCAAGCAATCAGCCACCCATATGCGCGACTGGTCCGTCTCTTGCTCCTGACAGGCCAGAGAAGGGACGAGGTGGGCGAAATGGTCTGGGAGGAAGTGGACATTGATGCTCAAGCTTGGTTTCTGCCCGCCGCTCGGGCGAAAAACGGCCAAGCCCATACCGTCCCGTTGGCCGCGGCTGCTTTGGCAGAGCTGGTGGGACAGGAAATCGAAGGATGCGCGTACGTGTTTACAGCGTCCGGCAGTCAACCGATCCAGAACTGGTCATATTGGAAAAAGAAGCTGGACCGGGAATTCGACGCAGTGATGGAGGACCGAGGCCACATGCGACCGGAACGTTGGAAGTTGCATGACCTGCGCAGGACCGTGGCGACGGGCATGCAGCGGATCGGCGTTGCGAACGATGTCGTGGAAGCGTTCCATAATCGGCAGGTTCGGCAGGGTGTTGCGGGCCGATATCAGCATCATGACTACCCCGCCGAGAAAAAAATGGCGGCAGAAGCGTGGTCAAGTCACCTTATGGCCCTTGTCGCCAAAAGTGATCCAAACCTTTGA
- a CDS encoding helix-turn-helix transcriptional regulator, translating into MPAAQDKVFLSWTRRRFSDSRPQTSFTRFLCINQHGRDDLLIRRRWQGLAKGFHDERYRTLIAALVAARTKCGLSQQQLADRLGTHQQFVSRFELGERRLDVVEFADVAVALGLDPAALVATID; encoded by the coding sequence ATGCCCGCTGCTCAGGACAAAGTCTTTCTCAGCTGGACGCGTAGAAGATTTTCCGATTCGCGACCGCAGACATCTTTCACACGGTTTTTGTGTATCAATCAACACGGCCGAGACGACCTGCTGATTAGACGCAGGTGGCAAGGCTTGGCCAAGGGGTTTCATGACGAGAGATATCGCACTCTGATCGCTGCGCTTGTCGCGGCGAGGACGAAGTGTGGCCTGTCGCAACAGCAGCTGGCGGACCGCCTAGGAACACATCAGCAATTCGTTTCACGCTTCGAGCTTGGCGAAAGACGTCTGGACGTTGTTGAGTTTGCCGATGTCGCCGTGGCGCTTGGCCTTGATCCGGCTGCGCTGGTCGCAACCATAGACTGA
- a CDS encoding M20/M25/M40 family metallo-hydrolase: MKKPLLALAALSLVTPAIAQSSDPLIAIADEALESDRIAWDFVEGITTEVGPRQAGTEAEARGRAWAMEWLAQRGFQNIADEPFEMDTWIPGDLHRAEVVVPYPQPLVIQPLGGSASTGPEGLVAQVVYFENAAALAEAPEGSLTGKIAYISHEMRPSMDGSHYGFAGPARWVGPGIAASKGAAATVIKSVGTDYHRNPHTGGTGFPDGVTLTPAGALSLPDAENLERMFERAGNRPITLKLVLTPRDIGSQTSGNVVGEIVGRDPSLPPVLLACHLDSWWNAPGAFDDGAGCGIISAAALNVQRADQPLRTIRLLLAGAEEVGLWGSRAYSEAHIDEPIAVAFESDFGADRIWRFETNFRESNPELHAKLAASVARFGVANSAIVASGGADINIARDQGTAIIDLQQDGTRYFDLHHTPDDTLDKIDPAQLRQNVAVWTQIAGILANEPGAIKGGE, translated from the coding sequence ATGAAAAAACCTCTTCTCGCGCTCGCCGCTCTGTCGCTTGTCACCCCCGCCATTGCCCAGTCGTCCGATCCGTTGATCGCAATTGCCGACGAGGCGCTGGAGAGCGACCGGATCGCGTGGGATTTCGTGGAAGGGATCACCACCGAAGTCGGCCCGCGGCAGGCGGGGACCGAGGCGGAGGCACGCGGCCGGGCCTGGGCCATGGAATGGCTGGCACAGCGCGGTTTCCAGAATATCGCCGACGAACCGTTCGAGATGGATACCTGGATACCGGGCGATCTGCACCGCGCCGAAGTGGTCGTACCGTATCCCCAACCGCTGGTGATCCAGCCGCTCGGTGGCAGCGCCTCCACCGGGCCGGAGGGGCTGGTCGCACAGGTCGTCTATTTCGAAAATGCAGCTGCTTTGGCCGAGGCTCCCGAAGGCAGCCTGACCGGCAAGATCGCCTATATCAGCCACGAAATGCGTCCGAGCATGGATGGTTCGCATTATGGCTTTGCCGGGCCAGCCCGTTGGGTCGGGCCCGGCATCGCGGCGAGCAAGGGTGCGGCGGCGACGGTCATCAAGTCGGTTGGCACCGATTATCACCGCAACCCGCATACCGGCGGCACCGGCTTCCCCGATGGGGTGACCCTCACGCCGGCGGGCGCGCTATCGCTGCCTGATGCGGAAAACCTGGAGCGGATGTTCGAACGCGCCGGAAACCGGCCGATCACGTTGAAGCTGGTGCTGACTCCGCGCGATATCGGCTCCCAGACCAGCGGCAATGTGGTTGGCGAAATTGTCGGGCGCGACCCTTCGCTACCGCCGGTTCTGCTGGCCTGCCACCTCGACAGCTGGTGGAACGCCCCCGGCGCGTTCGACGATGGTGCGGGCTGCGGAATTATCTCGGCCGCTGCACTGAATGTCCAGCGCGCGGACCAACCTCTGCGCACCATCCGCCTGCTGCTTGCTGGGGCGGAGGAAGTCGGATTGTGGGGCAGCCGTGCCTATAGCGAGGCGCATATCGACGAGCCGATCGCGGTCGCATTCGAAAGCGATTTCGGTGCCGACCGGATCTGGCGTTTCGAAACCAATTTCCGCGAGAGCAATCCCGAATTGCATGCGAAACTGGCTGCGTCCGTTGCGCGGTTCGGTGTCGCCAATTCGGCGATCGTTGCCAGCGGCGGGGCGGATATCAACATCGCACGCGACCAGGGCACCGCCATCATCGACCTGCAGCAGGACGGTACCCGCTATTTCGACCTGCATCACACGCCGGACGATACGCTGGACAAGATCGATCCGGCCCAGCTGCGCCAGAACGTCGCAGTATGGACGCAGATCGCCGGGATCCTCGCCAACGAGCCGGGGGCGATCAAAGGCGGCGAATAG
- a CDS encoding helix-turn-helix domain-containing protein, which translates to MHQTNFPPNMRTPDAARYLNVSSSLLEKMRVAGGGPTYSKVGRAVLYRMPALDAWLVKQERQNTSDRSAKALRRGVVAQSMEDNDGL; encoded by the coding sequence ATGCACCAGACCAACTTTCCACCCAACATGCGGACGCCAGATGCCGCACGCTACCTGAATGTATCATCTAGCCTGCTGGAGAAGATGCGCGTTGCAGGCGGCGGGCCAACCTACTCGAAAGTCGGACGTGCTGTGCTTTACCGCATGCCTGCATTGGATGCCTGGCTGGTTAAGCAAGAGCGACAGAATACCAGCGACCGCTCCGCTAAGGCACTTCGCCGAGGAGTGGTTGCTCAGTCGATGGAGGATAACGATGGCCTCTAA
- a CDS encoding MATE family efflux transporter, with protein MNSAPPPAPPPAPAPIPPASPTLDRRTIWVIAIPAMLTNVATALIGIGDIWIVGRLEDAAVQGAVDVGARLFAVLFTVMNFLKTGTTGLVAQAGTRGGRSSGAQEQAALLARALFIGLTIAALLLIAKPLLLPALLGALGAEGRVLDAAQVYAEIRYWSAPGVMANLALMGFLVGQRRMKAVLAIEVAYNLLNLALGLWFVLALDFNIAGIGWSSFIAEYAKLAVLAAVVLSGVAGRELLAALRDRAVLRWQVLQPFLSVNRDLFLRTLVLMVALALLTRLSAERGPEVLAANGIIYQLFVFTALLLDGFENAAQVLNGERLGARDRAGFGGYVYAILWRGLGAAVVVAGVFALLADPILASFAATPAVAEIAQGSAIWLVIIPFAGVASFVLDGVYVGASWTRALLGTMAGAVLGYGVLLWLSWPLGNDGLWLSFTAFLALRAVLQLLYLPRLMRRSFG; from the coding sequence GTGAATTCCGCCCCGCCCCCTGCTCCGCCCCCTGCTCCGGCCCCGATACCTCCAGCCTCCCCCACTCTCGATCGTCGGACCATCTGGGTGATTGCCATCCCGGCGATGCTGACCAATGTCGCCACCGCATTGATCGGGATCGGCGATATCTGGATCGTCGGGCGGCTGGAAGATGCGGCGGTTCAAGGCGCGGTGGATGTCGGCGCGCGGCTGTTCGCGGTGCTGTTTACGGTGATGAATTTCCTCAAAACCGGGACAACCGGGCTGGTGGCGCAGGCAGGCACCCGGGGCGGACGGTCGAGCGGCGCGCAGGAACAGGCTGCGCTGCTGGCGCGCGCGCTGTTTATCGGGCTGACGATTGCGGCCCTGCTGTTGATTGCCAAGCCGCTGCTGCTGCCCGCCCTGCTGGGCGCGCTGGGGGCGGAGGGACGCGTGCTGGATGCCGCGCAGGTCTATGCCGAAATCCGGTATTGGAGCGCGCCGGGCGTGATGGCCAATCTGGCGCTGATGGGGTTCCTGGTCGGTCAGCGGCGCATGAAGGCCGTGCTGGCTATCGAGGTCGCGTATAATCTGCTCAACCTGGCTTTGGGCCTGTGGTTCGTGCTGGCGCTGGATTTTAATATTGCAGGGATCGGCTGGTCCAGCTTCATCGCCGAATATGCCAAGCTGGCGGTGCTGGCCGCTGTGGTGCTGTCGGGTGTGGCGGGGCGCGAACTGCTCGCCGCGCTGCGGGACCGGGCGGTGCTGCGCTGGCAGGTGCTGCAGCCGTTCCTAAGCGTCAATCGAGACCTGTTCCTGCGCACTCTGGTGCTGATGGTGGCGCTGGCGCTGCTCACCCGGCTCAGCGCGGAGCGCGGCCCGGAAGTGCTGGCCGCCAACGGCATCATCTACCAGCTATTCGTGTTCACTGCGCTGCTGCTCGACGGGTTCGAAAATGCCGCGCAGGTGTTGAATGGGGAAAGGTTGGGCGCGCGCGACCGGGCCGGCTTCGGCGGTTATGTCTATGCCATATTATGGCGCGGATTGGGCGCGGCGGTGGTTGTCGCCGGCGTATTTGCGCTGCTGGCCGATCCGATACTCGCCAGTTTCGCCGCCACCCCTGCCGTGGCCGAAATCGCCCAAGGCAGCGCGATCTGGCTGGTGATCATACCGTTTGCGGGCGTGGCCAGTTTCGTGCTGGACGGAGTATATGTCGGGGCCAGCTGGACCCGCGCCCTGTTGGGCACGATGGCGGGCGCCGTGCTGGGCTATGGCGTGTTGCTCTGGCTTAGCTGGCCGCTTGGCAATGATGGGCTGTGGCTCAGCTTCACGGCATTCCTGGCTTTGCGCGCAGTACTGCAATTGCTGTATCTGCCCCGGCTGATGCGGCGCAGCTTCGGCTGA